CGCCGCGAAGGACATCACGTGGCGCGAGACGACGTCCGCGACACGCGAAACGGACCTCACCTCCGGCGCGGTCGACCTGGTCGTCGCGACCTATTCGATCACCGACAAGCGCAAGCAGCAGGTGGCGTTCGCCGGGCCGTACTTCACCACCGGGCAGGACCTGCTGGTGCGGCGCACGTCACCGGACATCACCGGCCCGGAGACGCTCAACGGGCGGCGGCTGTGCTCGGTCACCGGCTCGACGCCCGCGCAGCAGGTGAAGGACAGGTTCGCGCAGGCCGTGCAGCTGGTCGAGTACCCGCGCTACCCGGACTGCGTGACCGCGCTGCTCGCCGGCCAGGTCGACGCGATGACCACCGACGGGGTGATCCTCGCGGGCTACGTCACGCGTGACCCCGAGTTGCTGAAGGTCGTCGGGAAGCCGTTCTCGAAGGAAAGCTACGGCGTCGGCCTGCGCAAGGGCGACACCCAGGGCGTGAACGCGGTCGACGACGCGATCCGCAAGATGATCTCCTCCGGCGAATGGCTGCGCTCGCTCAACGCGAACATCGGGCCGTCCGGTTACCAGCTGCCCGCCCCGCCCGAGGTCACCGAGAAGTGAAGCTGCCCGACCTGCCGGTCCGTTCCGTCCTGCCCGAGGTGGTCGCCGCCTTGGACGCCCACGGCACCGCGGTCCTCGTCGCGCCGCCCGGGACGGGGAAGACGACGCTGGTGCCGCTGGCGCTGGCCACTTCGGGTGGCCGCGTGGTGGTCGCCGAGCCGCGGCGGCTGGCGGCGCGGGCCGCGGCGGGCCGGATGGCGGCGATCCTGGGCGAGCCGGTCGGCGAGACGGTGGGCTACGCCGTGCGCGGCGACCGGAAGGTTTCGGCGCGGACGCGGATCGAGGTCGTGACGTCCGGGCTGCTGGTGCGGCGCGTGCAGGGCGACCCGGAGCTGCCCGGCGTGTCGACCGTGCTGCTGGACGAGTGCCACGAGCGCCACCTGGACGCGGACCTGCTGCTGGCGTTGCTGCTCGACGTCCGCGCGGGGCTGCGCGACGACCTGCGGCTGCTGGCGACGTCGGCGACGGTGGCCGCGGGCCGGCTCGCCACGCTCCTCGGTGACGCCCCGGTGATCACGGCCACCGCGCCGGCCTATCCCGTGACTTTCTCGTACGTCCCGCCCGCGCGGAACGAACGCATCGAAGCCTGCGTCGCCCGGGCGGTGCGGACGGCACTGTCCTCAGGGGACGGTGACGTGCTCGCTTTCCTCCCGGGCGCGGGCGAGATCGCGCGGACGTCGGGGTTGCTGCGGTTGCCCGAGGTGGACGTCCTGCCGCTGCACGGGCGGCTCTCGGCGGCCCACCAGGACGACGCGCTGCGGCCGCGCGACCGGCGGCGGGTCGTGCTGGCGACGGCCGTGGCGGAGTCGAGCCTGACCGTGCCGGGCGTGCGCGCGGTGGTGGATTCGGGGCTGGCGCGGGTGCCGCGGGTGGACCACCGGCGGGGCCTGCCCGGCCTGGCGACGGTCCGGGTGTCGGCCGCGGTGGCGACGCAGCGTTCGGGCCGCGCGGGCCGCGAAGGGCCGGGGCGGGCGTACCGCTGCTGGGCGGAGAACGAACAGTCCTTGCTTCCGGCGTATCCGGAGCCGGAGATCCGCACGGCCGAACTGGCGCGGCTGGCGTTGGAGCTGGCCTGCTGGTCGACGCCGGACGGCAGCGGGCTGGCCTGGTGGGACCCGCCGGGCGAGGGCGCCCTGGCGGCGGGGCGCGCGCTGCTGGCCGCGCTGGGTGCGACCTCGGACGGCGTGGTGACCGCGCGGGGTCGCCGGATGGCCGAGCTGGGACTGCACCCCCGGCTGGCGCGGGCGTTGCTCGACGGCGCCGAGGCGGTAGGCGCGCGGAACGCGGCCGAGGTGGTGGCGCTGCTGGACGCGGGCGCGACGCTGACGGACGTGGAGGCGGAGCTGCGCCGCCTACGCTCGGCCGGCGACGAAGGCTCGCGCCGCTGGAAACGAGACGCCCGGCGCCTGGAGGGGCTGGTCGCGAACAGCACCGGCGCAAAAGCCGTGAAGGCCTCCTTACCGGCCGTAAAAGCCGTGAAGGACTCCTTACCGGCCATAAGAGCCGGGAAGGAGGCCTTCACGGACCATCGGGCCACGCCACCCCGGCCTGATGCCGCGCTGGTCGTCGCGCTCGCGCATCCGGAGCGGCTCGCCCGGCGACGTCCCGGGGGCGCGCCCGTCTACCTCATGGCCGGCGGCACCGCGGCCGAACTCCCACCCGGCAGCGGCCTCGACTCCGAGTGGCTGGCCATCGCCGAAGCGACGCGCGACCCCGGCCGCGTGCACGGCACCATCCGCCTCGCCGCGGCCGCCGACGAAACCCTCGCCACGCGCGTCGGCCCCGTGTCCGAAGTGGACGAAGTCACCTGGGACGGCGACGTCGTCGCGCGGCGCGTCCGCAAGCTCGGCGCCATCATCCTCTCCGAACGGCCCCTGCGTGACGCGAGCGTGCACGATGCGCTCGTCACCGGCCTGAAGACCGAAGGACTCGGCCTCCTGAAATGGAGCCAGGACGCGACCCGCCTGCGCGAGCGGATGGCTTTCCTGCACCGCGTCCTCGGCGAACCGTGGCCCGCGGTCGACGACGCCACCCTGCTGTCCGATGTGGACAGATGGGTCGACCTCTCCGGAGCCCGGCGCAAGTCGGACCTGGCGACCATCAACGCCGGCACCGCCCTCAAGGCCCTCCTGCCGTGGCCGGAAGCGGCCAAGCTGGACGAGCTGGCCCCGGATCGCCTCGAAGTCCCGAGTGGCTCGCACCCGCGCGTCGACTACCACGGCGACCAGCCGGTGCTCGCCGTCAAGCTGCAGGAAACCTTCGGCTGGACCGAAACCCCCACGCTGGCCGGCGTCCCGGTGGTCCTGCACCTGCTCTCCCCCGCCGGCCGCCCGGCGGCGATCACCGCCGACCTCGGGTCGTTCTGGACCACCGGCTACCCGTCGGTGCGCGCCGACCTGCGCGGCCGCTACCCGAAGCACCCGTGGCCCGAAGACCCGGCCACCGCCGTCCCGACCCGGCACACCCGCCGCCGGACCTGACGAAAGTCGGGGGTCGGCCGTGACCGTCGGCCGATGCCGCCGGCCCGGCGGAAAGCCCACACTTCCGGTGTACAGGCGCAACACCGGGAGGGATTCATGATCACGCTTCGAGGATTGACGAAGCGCTACGGGGAGAAGACCGTCGTCGACGCGCTGACCTGCGACGTCGCGCCGGGTCACGTGACCGGCTTCCTCGGCCCCAACGGCGCCGGGAAGTCGACGACCATGCGGATGACCGTCGGGCTCGACCACCCGCAGGAAGGGGAGGTGCTCGTCGGCGGCCGGCGCTACGCCGAGCTGCGACACCCGCTGCGCGAGGTCGGCGCGCTGCTCGACGCGAAGGCGCTGCACCCCGGCCGCAGCGCCGGGAAGCACCTCACGGCCATGGCGCGCAGCAACGGGATCGCGACGAGCCGCGTCGAAGAGGTGCTGGCCACCGTCGGGCTTTCGGACGTCGCCGGCAAGCGGGCCGGCCAGTTTTCGCTCGGCATGGGCCAGCGGCTCGGCATCGCCGGCGCGCTGCTCGGCGACCCGGGCATCCTGATGTTCGACGAGCCGGTCAACGGCCTCGACCCGGACGGCGTCCGCTGGGTCCGGCAGCTGATGCGCTCGCTGGCCGCCGAGGGGCGGACGGTGTTCGTCTCCAGCCACCTGATGAGCGAGATGCAGCTGACCGCCGACCACCTGATCGTGATCGGCAAGGGCAAGCTGCTGGCCGACGCGCCGATCGCGGAGTTCATCGCGGGCAACTCCCGCACGACGGTCTCGGTGCGCGTCCCGGCCGACGGCGAGCGCGCCGAGCTGGACCGGCGGCTGCGCGCCGAGGGCGGATCGACGCACCCCGGCGAACCGGGCGAGCTGGTGGTGGACGACCTCGACGTCACCCGCGTCGGCGACCTGGTGCACGAACTGAGGATCCGCGTGCACGGGCTCGCCGAGCGGACGGCGTCGCTCGAGCAGGCGTACATGGAACTGACCGCTTCTTCGGTGGAGTACGGGGTGTCGGCATGACTACGGTCGAGGTTCGCGGCGGCGGGCTGCCGGGCGCGGTGGCCGCGGAGTGGACGAAGTTCTGGTCGGTCCGGGCGACGTGGTGGTGCCTGACCGGCGCGGCGGCGTTGATGCTGGGCTACAGCACCCTGTCGGCGATCGCCCAGCGCTACGACGGAGACCAGCCGATGGGCGGCCACACCATCGCCATCGGCGGCGGGTTCTACCTGACGCAGTTCGCGGTGATCGCGGTGGCGACCCTGTTCGTGACGAGCGAGTACGCGGGCGGCGGCATCCGGTCGACGCTGCTGTGG
This genomic window from Amycolatopsis mongoliensis contains:
- a CDS encoding ATP-binding cassette domain-containing protein; translated protein: MITLRGLTKRYGEKTVVDALTCDVAPGHVTGFLGPNGAGKSTTMRMTVGLDHPQEGEVLVGGRRYAELRHPLREVGALLDAKALHPGRSAGKHLTAMARSNGIATSRVEEVLATVGLSDVAGKRAGQFSLGMGQRLGIAGALLGDPGILMFDEPVNGLDPDGVRWVRQLMRSLAAEGRTVFVSSHLMSEMQLTADHLIVIGKGKLLADAPIAEFIAGNSRTTVSVRVPADGERAELDRRLRAEGGSTHPGEPGELVVDDLDVTRVGDLVHELRIRVHGLAERTASLEQAYMELTASSVEYGVSA
- the hrpB gene encoding ATP-dependent helicase HrpB, which encodes MKLPDLPVRSVLPEVVAALDAHGTAVLVAPPGTGKTTLVPLALATSGGRVVVAEPRRLAARAAAGRMAAILGEPVGETVGYAVRGDRKVSARTRIEVVTSGLLVRRVQGDPELPGVSTVLLDECHERHLDADLLLALLLDVRAGLRDDLRLLATSATVAAGRLATLLGDAPVITATAPAYPVTFSYVPPARNERIEACVARAVRTALSSGDGDVLAFLPGAGEIARTSGLLRLPEVDVLPLHGRLSAAHQDDALRPRDRRRVVLATAVAESSLTVPGVRAVVDSGLARVPRVDHRRGLPGLATVRVSAAVATQRSGRAGREGPGRAYRCWAENEQSLLPAYPEPEIRTAELARLALELACWSTPDGSGLAWWDPPGEGALAAGRALLAALGATSDGVVTARGRRMAELGLHPRLARALLDGAEAVGARNAAEVVALLDAGATLTDVEAELRRLRSAGDEGSRRWKRDARRLEGLVANSTGAKAVKASLPAVKAVKDSLPAIRAGKEAFTDHRATPPRPDAALVVALAHPERLARRRPGGAPVYLMAGGTAAELPPGSGLDSEWLAIAEATRDPGRVHGTIRLAAAADETLATRVGPVSEVDEVTWDGDVVARRVRKLGAIILSERPLRDASVHDALVTGLKTEGLGLLKWSQDATRLRERMAFLHRVLGEPWPAVDDATLLSDVDRWVDLSGARRKSDLATINAGTALKALLPWPEAAKLDELAPDRLEVPSGSHPRVDYHGDQPVLAVKLQETFGWTETPTLAGVPVVLHLLSPAGRPAAITADLGSFWTTGYPSVRADLRGRYPKHPWPEDPATAVPTRHTRRRT
- a CDS encoding glutamate ABC transporter substrate-binding protein, whose amino-acid sequence is MRWRTLLGALLLLVTVSACGPSTVSPTDSLVTRASATDHLTIGIRFDAPGLSERTVDGRFVGFDVDVATFVASELGVAAKDITWRETTSATRETDLTSGAVDLVVATYSITDKRKQQVAFAGPYFTTGQDLLVRRTSPDITGPETLNGRRLCSVTGSTPAQQVKDRFAQAVQLVEYPRYPDCVTALLAGQVDAMTTDGVILAGYVTRDPELLKVVGKPFSKESYGVGLRKGDTQGVNAVDDAIRKMISSGEWLRSLNANIGPSGYQLPAPPEVTEK